GCCGCTTGTCGGTCCCCAGCACCCTGCGTACTTGCGATACCTGCGTTCCGGCCGGGCCGGTCACGTCAGGGCGTGCACACGTTGCGTTGCTACATCCATAGGTCGACACATGGACCCGCAAGGGCCCTGCATCAGCATCCAACCACGAGCACCCCCTGCCCGCTGCCTACCCAGGCATCCTCAGGCAAACACGGGCCAATGCCTCGACCACTCGTGGTTCGTACTCCGACGCGGTGTTCGCCCGCAACTGGGCCAGCACCTCGGCGCGACGGGCCGGACCGGGGTCGTCGCACGCCAGGTCGTCGTAGGCGTTGGCGGCCCGGATGATGCGGGCGGCCATCGGCAGGCCGGGGTCGCGGGAGCCGTCCGAGCGCCGGTAGGGCTCGGCCAGCCGGGCCACGATCTCGGCCACCTGGGCGGGGACGCCGGTCCGCCGGATCACCTCGCTGCCCAGCCGGCCGATCCGGCGCTGCTCCTCCTGGGACAACAGCGCCGTGGCGCCGCCGGGAATGGGGTCGACGAGCGAGAGCTGACCGATGTCGTGCATCAGTGCGGCGTATTCGAGCAGCAGCAGTTCGCTTTCGGGCAGGGCGAGTTCGCGACCCACGCCGCGCGCGAGAGCGCAGACGCGCAGCGCGTGGCCGGGCAGCGTGTAGCCGGCGACCTCCGTCGCGCGGGCGAGGCTGGCGATGGTCTGCCGCTGGGTCGCCCGGATCGCCGCGTAGCGGCGGAAGCCCGCCTGGGTCAGCAGCAGAGGCACCGAGAAGAGCGGCAGGGCCCAGAGCCCGATCTCGCCCGCCGCGACGGAGATCACCACGCCGGTGGCCACGATCGCCGAGCCGATCCGCAGCAGCGCGCCGAACTCGTCCCGCAGGGCGCGCCCGAATCGCGCCTCGGACAGCAGTGCGCCGAGCAGGACGTCCGCGACGGCGGCGAGCGCCGCGCAGGCGGCGATGTAGGTGCTGTAGGCGGGGCCCTGCTGGAGGCCGTGGCGCAACAGCACGCCGTGGTTGTAGAAGGGCTGGAAGAGCAGCGCCGCGAAGCCGACGGAGAGCACCCGCCGCACCGCGGAGTCCCAGCACAGCCGCCTGCCCTGGACCAGTCGCGGGACCATGCCGACCAGCGCCGCCCCGCTGCAGACCAGCACCACCTGGCCGACCCCGTGGTGCGTCCGCGCCCCGGCGAGGCTGCCCAGCAGGGCGTAGGCCAGCGCCCCTGCCGCCCCGAGCGGCGTGTGCTCCCGCTCCCCCGGCAGCGGCGTCCGCACCAGCTCGCCGACGGCGACGAGTCCGCCG
This genomic interval from Streptacidiphilus rugosus AM-16 contains the following:
- a CDS encoding HD domain-containing protein; the encoded protein is MGPEAPPATWRAAAVYAAAVLLLVSSLLWTVRYGFVDPWVALAFGGLVAVGELVRTPLPGEREHTPLGAAGALAYALLGSLAGARTHHGVGQVVLVCSGAALVGMVPRLVQGRRLCWDSAVRRVLSVGFAALLFQPFYNHGVLLRHGLQQGPAYSTYIAACAALAAVADVLLGALLSEARFGRALRDEFGALLRIGSAIVATGVVISVAAGEIGLWALPLFSVPLLLTQAGFRRYAAIRATQRQTIASLARATEVAGYTLPGHALRVCALARGVGRELALPESELLLLEYAALMHDIGQLSLVDPIPGGATALLSQEEQRRIGRLGSEVIRRTGVPAQVAEIVARLAEPYRRSDGSRDPGLPMAARIIRAANAYDDLACDDPGPARRAEVLAQLRANTASEYEPRVVEALARVCLRMPG